A genomic stretch from Georgenia muralis includes:
- a CDS encoding mandelate racemase/muconate lactonizing enzyme family protein yields the protein MRIVDIRERTLPISSPIRNAYIDFSSMTLSLVAVVTDVVRDGRPVVGYGFNSNGRYGQGALLRDRFIPRVLAADAGSLLDDDGTNLDPHRIWATAMTNEKPGGHGERSVAVGTLDMAVWDAVAKIAGRPLHHLLAERYGSGTADPRVFVYAAGGYYYPGKDVSALQDEMRGYLERGYRVVKMKIGGAELGEDLRRIEAVLDVLGPGRQLAVDANGRFDRDTALAYADALSAYDLFWYEEPGDPLDFALNAAVAERYAGPLATGENLFSAQDAANLLRYGGMRPDRDWLQLDCALSYGLVEYLRVLDVVAEHGWSASRCIPHGGHQMSLAIAAGLGLGGNESYPDLFQPFGGFPDGVAVVDGYVTLPDLPGIGFEGKKDLIEVMRSLA from the coding sequence ATGCGCATCGTCGACATCCGGGAGCGGACGCTCCCCATCAGCTCGCCCATCCGCAACGCCTACATCGACTTCTCCTCGATGACGCTGAGCCTCGTCGCCGTCGTCACCGACGTGGTGCGCGACGGCCGCCCGGTGGTCGGGTACGGCTTCAACTCCAACGGCCGCTACGGCCAGGGCGCGCTCCTGCGGGACCGGTTCATCCCCCGCGTCCTGGCCGCGGACGCCGGCTCCCTCCTCGACGACGACGGCACGAACCTCGACCCGCACCGCATCTGGGCGACGGCGATGACCAACGAGAAGCCCGGCGGCCACGGGGAGCGCTCGGTCGCCGTCGGGACGCTCGACATGGCCGTGTGGGACGCCGTCGCCAAGATCGCCGGGCGGCCGCTGCACCACCTGCTGGCCGAGCGGTACGGCAGCGGCACCGCGGACCCCCGGGTCTTCGTCTACGCCGCGGGCGGCTACTACTACCCGGGCAAGGACGTCTCGGCGCTGCAGGACGAGATGCGCGGCTACCTCGAGCGCGGGTACCGCGTGGTGAAGATGAAGATCGGCGGCGCCGAGCTCGGGGAGGACCTGCGCCGCATCGAGGCGGTCCTCGACGTGCTGGGCCCTGGCCGGCAGCTCGCCGTCGACGCCAACGGCCGGTTCGACCGCGACACCGCGCTCGCCTACGCCGACGCGCTCAGCGCCTACGACCTGTTCTGGTACGAGGAGCCCGGGGACCCGCTCGACTTCGCGCTCAACGCCGCCGTCGCCGAGCGCTACGCCGGACCCCTGGCCACCGGGGAGAATCTCTTCTCGGCCCAGGACGCGGCCAACCTGCTGCGCTACGGCGGCATGCGGCCGGACCGTGACTGGCTCCAGCTCGACTGCGCCCTGTCCTACGGGCTCGTGGAGTACCTGCGGGTCCTCGACGTCGTCGCCGAGCACGGCTGGTCCGCGAGCCGGTGCATCCCGCACGGCGGGCACCAGATGTCGCTCGCGATCGCCGCGGGGCTCGGGCTCGGCGGCAACGAGTCCTACCCGGACCTGTTCCAGCCCTTCGGGGGCTTCCCCGACGGCGTCGCCGTCGTCGACGGGTACGTCACCCTGCCGGACCTGCCGGGCATCGGGTTCGAGGGCAAGAAGGACCTCATCGAGGTGATGCGTTCCCTCGCGTAA
- a CDS encoding carbohydrate ABC transporter permease: MPDGGRQRGEWGGRARSTIKHILLIAAGFAMVYPLLWMVASSFKPDALIFREPGLIPSQPTAENYGRGWTALLNPFSHYLMNSFILVAGSVIGNLVSTSLAAYAFARLNFRLRGLWFGIMLMSIMLPIHVIIVPQYVLFSEIGWINTFWPLIVPKLLATDAFFVFLMVQFFRGIPKELDEAARIDGAGHIRIFFQIMLPLSLPALATTAIFTFIWTWNDFFGQLIFLTDPAMYTVPIALRTFLDSTGESSWGPMFAMSVISLLPLFLVFLFGQRYLVKGIATTGIK; encoded by the coding sequence ATGCCCGACGGCGGGCGCCAGCGCGGCGAGTGGGGCGGCCGGGCCCGCTCCACGATCAAGCACATCCTGCTCATCGCGGCGGGGTTCGCGATGGTCTACCCGCTGCTGTGGATGGTGGCCAGCTCCTTCAAGCCGGACGCCCTCATCTTCCGTGAGCCGGGGCTGATCCCGAGCCAGCCGACGGCCGAGAACTACGGTCGCGGCTGGACGGCCCTGCTCAACCCGTTCAGCCACTACCTGATGAACTCCTTCATCCTCGTGGCCGGGTCCGTGATCGGGAACCTCGTGTCGACCTCGCTCGCCGCCTACGCCTTCGCCCGGCTGAACTTCCGGCTCCGCGGGCTGTGGTTCGGCATCATGCTCATGTCGATCATGCTGCCGATCCACGTCATCATCGTGCCGCAGTACGTGCTCTTCTCCGAGATCGGCTGGATCAACACGTTCTGGCCGCTGATCGTGCCGAAGCTGCTGGCGACGGACGCCTTCTTCGTCTTCCTCATGGTCCAGTTCTTCCGCGGCATCCCCAAGGAGCTCGATGAGGCGGCCCGGATCGACGGGGCGGGCCACATCCGGATCTTCTTCCAGATCATGCTGCCGCTCTCCTTGCCGGCCCTGGCGACGACGGCGATCTTCACCTTCATCTGGACGTGGAACGACTTCTTCGGCCAGCTGATCTTCCTCACCGACCCGGCGATGTACACCGTGCCGATCGCGCTGCGGACCTTCCTGGACTCCACCGGTGAGAGCTCGTGGGGACCGATGTTCGCGATGTCGGTCATCTCGCTCCTCCCGCTCTTCCTCGTCTTCCTCTTCGGCCAGCGATACCTGGTCAAGGGGATCGCCACCACGGGGATCAAGTAA
- a CDS encoding carbohydrate ABC transporter permease — protein sequence MSALSELSTLRKQKGGRSLSPGEKNDGKYALFFLGPWFVGLVLIVAGPLMASLYLSFTDYDLLSDPSFIGLENYQRMAEDPRLLASLKVTFTYVFVSVPLQLAAALGLALLLDRGLRGLAIYRSVFYLPSLLGSSVAVAILWRQIFGSNGLINQVLALVGVEGRSWISNPDTALGTLIILNVWTFGSPMIIFLAGLRQIPEMYYEAASIDGASKVRQFISITIPMLTPIIFFNLVLQVIGAFQSFTQSYIVSNGTGGPVDSTLFYTLYLYQRGFAALDMGYASAMAWLLLVIIAGLTAINFYASKFWVFYND from the coding sequence ATGTCAGCACTGTCTGAGCTCAGCACCCTGCGCAAGCAGAAGGGTGGGCGGAGCCTCAGCCCCGGCGAGAAGAACGACGGCAAGTACGCCCTGTTCTTCCTCGGTCCGTGGTTCGTGGGCCTCGTGCTCATCGTGGCCGGCCCCCTCATGGCCTCGCTGTACCTGTCCTTCACGGACTACGACCTGCTCTCCGACCCCAGCTTCATCGGGCTGGAGAACTACCAGCGCATGGCCGAGGACCCCCGGCTGCTCGCCTCGCTGAAGGTCACCTTCACGTACGTCTTCGTCTCGGTGCCGCTGCAGCTCGCCGCCGCCCTCGGCCTGGCGCTCCTGCTCGACCGCGGCCTGCGTGGCCTGGCGATCTACCGCTCCGTCTTCTACCTGCCCTCGCTCCTGGGCTCCTCGGTGGCCGTCGCCATCCTGTGGCGCCAGATCTTCGGCAGCAACGGCCTCATCAACCAGGTCCTCGCGCTGGTCGGCGTCGAGGGCAGGTCGTGGATCTCCAACCCCGACACCGCCCTGGGGACGCTGATCATCCTCAACGTCTGGACCTTCGGCTCGCCGATGATCATCTTCCTGGCGGGCCTGCGCCAGATCCCGGAGATGTACTACGAGGCGGCCTCCATCGACGGCGCCTCGAAGGTGCGGCAGTTCATCTCGATCACGATCCCGATGCTCACGCCGATCATCTTCTTCAACCTGGTGCTGCAGGTCATCGGCGCGTTCCAGAGCTTCACGCAGTCCTACATCGTCAGCAACGGGACGGGCGGACCGGTCGACTCGACGCTCTTCTACACCCTCTACCTCTACCAGCGCGGCTTCGCCGCCCTGGACATGGGCTACGCGTCGGCGATGGCGTGGCTCCTGCTGGTCATCATCGCCGGCCTGACGGCCATCAACTTCTACGCCTCCAAGTTCTGGGTCTTCTACAATGACTGA
- a CDS encoding TA system VapC family ribonuclease toxin, whose protein sequence is MSPCLLDANVLIALVVAEHEHHDRAGRWLASVPTFAVCPVIEGALVRFVLRMGESPTTAAALLDRISAHPGCRFWPDDISYKDVALSGLQGHRRVTDVYLSELAAAHGGKLATFDRALATLRPETTLVIP, encoded by the coding sequence GTGAGCCCCTGTCTCCTCGACGCGAACGTGCTCATCGCCCTGGTGGTCGCGGAGCACGAGCACCACGACCGGGCCGGCCGCTGGCTCGCGAGCGTTCCTACCTTCGCCGTGTGCCCGGTCATCGAGGGTGCGCTGGTCCGTTTCGTGCTGCGGATGGGCGAGAGCCCCACCACCGCCGCAGCCCTGCTCGACCGGATCAGCGCGCACCCGGGGTGCCGCTTCTGGCCCGACGACATCTCGTACAAGGACGTCGCCCTGTCCGGCCTGCAGGGCCACCGCCGGGTCACCGACGTCTATCTCTCCGAGCTCGCCGCCGCCCATGGCGGAAAGCTGGCGACCTTCGACCGGGCACTGGCGACCCTTCGACCTGAGACGACACTCGTCATCCCCTGA
- a CDS encoding Gfo/Idh/MocA family protein, which translates to MTSEPTTRRYAVAGTGHRAQMYIDAMVGDHAEVAELVAWCEPNPGRAAYYDELIGAAGRKPLPRYEPSQLEEMVHEHQIETVVITAPDHTHADLVTRAMDAGADVVVEKPLTIDAEGCKKITAGAERTGRNVVMTFNYRYSPRNSALKEVIASGRIGEVTSVHFEWALDTVHGADYFRRWHREKALSGGLLVHKSSHHFDLVNWWLDDAPERVYARGRLAFYGDQGAGAAQAGPRPARGVDAEPGDRWSLDMRQDERLRRLYLDAEGYDGYHRDQDVFAPGITIEDNMAVIVDYRGGALLTYSLNAHAPWEGYKVTVNGTKGRAELEVVERGSVEFDASGRAVLDPSAREAESADVLRPKGERLIVQNHWERAQEVEIPMGEGSHGGGDKILLSDVFRGPGEDALGRPAGYVDGVRAVAVGIAANESIRTGLPVVVDDLELGVELAKR; encoded by the coding sequence ATGACGTCCGAGCCCACCACCCGCCGTTACGCCGTGGCGGGGACCGGTCACCGCGCCCAGATGTACATCGACGCCATGGTCGGCGACCACGCCGAGGTCGCCGAGCTCGTGGCCTGGTGCGAGCCGAACCCCGGCCGCGCCGCCTACTACGACGAGCTGATCGGCGCGGCCGGCAGGAAGCCGCTGCCCCGCTACGAGCCGAGCCAGCTCGAGGAGATGGTCCACGAGCACCAGATCGAGACGGTCGTCATCACCGCGCCGGACCACACCCACGCCGACCTCGTCACCCGCGCCATGGACGCCGGGGCCGACGTCGTCGTCGAGAAGCCGCTGACCATCGACGCCGAGGGCTGCAAGAAGATCACCGCCGGTGCCGAGCGGACCGGCCGCAACGTCGTCATGACGTTCAACTACCGCTACTCGCCGCGCAACTCCGCGCTCAAGGAGGTCATCGCGTCCGGCCGGATCGGCGAGGTGACGTCGGTGCACTTCGAGTGGGCGCTCGACACGGTCCACGGCGCGGACTACTTCCGCCGCTGGCACCGGGAGAAGGCCCTCTCCGGCGGCCTGCTCGTGCACAAGTCCTCCCACCACTTCGACCTGGTCAACTGGTGGCTCGACGACGCACCCGAGCGCGTCTACGCCCGCGGACGCCTGGCGTTCTACGGCGACCAGGGCGCCGGCGCCGCGCAGGCCGGGCCGCGTCCGGCTCGCGGCGTCGACGCCGAGCCGGGCGACCGCTGGTCGCTGGACATGCGCCAGGACGAGCGGCTGCGGCGGCTCTACCTCGACGCCGAGGGCTACGACGGCTACCACCGCGACCAGGACGTCTTCGCCCCGGGCATCACCATCGAGGACAACATGGCCGTCATCGTCGACTACCGCGGCGGCGCCCTCCTCACCTACTCCCTCAACGCCCACGCGCCGTGGGAGGGGTACAAGGTCACGGTCAACGGCACCAAGGGCCGGGCCGAGCTCGAGGTGGTCGAGCGCGGGTCGGTCGAGTTCGACGCGTCCGGCCGGGCGGTCCTCGACCCCAGCGCCCGCGAGGCCGAGAGCGCCGACGTGCTGCGCCCCAAGGGTGAGCGCCTCATCGTCCAGAACCACTGGGAGCGCGCGCAGGAGGTCGAGATCCCCATGGGGGAGGGCTCGCACGGCGGCGGCGACAAGATCCTGCTCTCCGACGTCTTCCGTGGCCCGGGCGAGGACGCGCTCGGCCGGCCCGCCGGCTACGTCGACGGCGTGCGCGCGGTGGCTGTGGGCATCGCGGCGAACGAGTCGATCCGCACCGGGCTGCCGGTGGTCGTCGACGACCTCGAGCTCGGGGTGGAGCTCGCCAAGCGCTGA
- a CDS encoding pectate lyase family protein → MQVRRTTRTLLPLVAATSAIVLGLDAPASAERTDERSNNGTFGVGQPRGDLGRTVLGENDGWAAAEGGTTGGAAATEENVFHVDTWAELQAALGGPGARSNDTAKIIYVEGELNAFERADGTVTTCETFEEATGSSQDDYIAAFDPQTWDYTVTEDEREALQAHQDEAANAQAAQTQQHIGSNTTVVGVGDDARIVGANLRIRDADNVIVRNLTVSDSTDCFPEWNPSDTGAGNWNSRYDNISVWTSTHVWIDHNTLDSGAIPPSQLDTVYGRPYEVHDGLLDITHSSDLITVSYNEFGEHDKTMLIGSSDGRTQDRGTLRVTLHHNNWTDIGQRAPRVRYGQVHVYNNLYTQTTSEGFSYYWGVGRESQIVAENNVVELAEGSEPADIIALWTDLSRGEAMTETGTMIDGRWASALDLYNAAADTEDRIPSPATWDPTLHERIEPTPAVRATVELQAGAGVLR, encoded by the coding sequence ATGCAGGTACGACGTACCACCAGAACGCTGCTGCCCCTCGTGGCGGCGACGTCGGCCATCGTCCTGGGGCTCGACGCCCCGGCGTCGGCCGAGAGGACCGACGAGCGCAGCAACAACGGCACCTTCGGGGTCGGCCAGCCGCGCGGAGACCTCGGCAGGACGGTGCTCGGCGAGAACGACGGCTGGGCCGCCGCCGAGGGCGGCACGACCGGCGGCGCCGCCGCGACCGAGGAGAACGTCTTCCACGTCGACACGTGGGCCGAGCTCCAGGCGGCCCTGGGCGGCCCCGGCGCCCGGAGCAACGACACCGCGAAGATCATCTACGTCGAGGGCGAGCTCAACGCCTTCGAGCGCGCGGACGGCACCGTCACCACGTGCGAGACGTTCGAGGAGGCGACTGGCTCCAGCCAGGACGACTACATCGCCGCGTTCGACCCGCAGACCTGGGACTACACCGTCACCGAGGACGAGCGCGAGGCGCTCCAGGCCCACCAGGACGAGGCCGCGAACGCCCAGGCGGCCCAGACCCAGCAGCACATCGGCTCCAACACCACCGTCGTGGGGGTCGGTGACGACGCCCGCATCGTCGGGGCGAACCTGCGGATCCGCGACGCCGACAACGTCATTGTCCGCAACCTCACCGTCTCGGACTCCACCGACTGCTTCCCCGAGTGGAACCCGAGCGACACCGGTGCCGGCAACTGGAACTCGCGCTACGACAACATCTCGGTGTGGACGTCCACGCACGTGTGGATCGACCACAACACCCTCGACTCGGGCGCGATCCCGCCGTCGCAGCTGGACACGGTCTACGGCCGGCCCTACGAGGTGCACGACGGCCTGCTGGACATCACCCACAGCTCGGACCTGATCACCGTGTCGTACAACGAGTTCGGCGAGCACGACAAGACCATGCTCATCGGCTCCTCCGACGGACGCACCCAGGACCGCGGCACCCTGCGGGTGACCCTGCACCACAACAACTGGACCGACATCGGCCAGCGCGCCCCGCGGGTGCGCTACGGCCAGGTGCACGTCTACAACAACCTCTACACCCAGACGACGTCGGAGGGCTTCAGCTACTACTGGGGCGTCGGGCGCGAGTCGCAGATCGTCGCGGAGAACAACGTCGTCGAGCTCGCCGAGGGCTCCGAGCCGGCGGACATCATCGCGCTGTGGACCGACCTGTCCCGCGGTGAGGCGATGACGGAGACCGGCACGATGATCGACGGCCGGTGGGCCTCCGCGCTCGACCTGTACAACGCGGCGGCGGACACCGAGGACCGCATCCCCTCCCCGGCGACCTGGGACCCCACGCTCCACGAGCGGATCGAGCCGACCCCGGCCGTCAGGGCCACGGTGGAGCTCCAGGCCGGCGCGGGGGTGCTGCGATGA
- a CDS encoding ABC transporter substrate-binding protein, which yields MRLNKTNRRGTVLKAAALVMAGSLALSACGQAENLEEDAEGGAAEESSAAGGENAAGGEAEIRFSWWGSDSRHQLNQDLIDAFMEEYPDITVVPDYTDWGGYWDKLATQTAGGDTPDVLMQEERYLREYADRGVLADLSEYDIDTSAMDEALVSSGELDGGLYGLATGVNVRVMMADPQIFEEAGVEMPDDTTWTWDDYHELMVQIAENTEGYGAQDYGFIEPDLAIWARQHGQALWDENGEIGVDAELVAELWERSLKIIEDGGAPPASEALEIDAGGPEQSLIATNRAAVARFWTNQLEAISSASGRDLEMLRYPGETEFERTGLFLKPAMAISMSAESEFPEASATFIDWMLNSEEAGKILLSDRGLPANEDVRAAILPELGEAEQYAAEFIEDVSADIEDAPAPPPVGAGEVAAILARYNEQVLFGQMEPLAAAEAFIEEATSVTG from the coding sequence ATGAGACTCAACAAGACGAACCGACGCGGCACCGTCCTCAAGGCGGCGGCCCTGGTGATGGCCGGCTCGCTGGCGCTGAGCGCGTGCGGCCAGGCCGAGAACCTCGAGGAGGACGCCGAGGGTGGCGCCGCCGAGGAGAGCTCGGCAGCCGGCGGCGAGAATGCCGCCGGTGGCGAGGCCGAGATCCGCTTCTCCTGGTGGGGCTCGGACTCGCGCCACCAGCTGAACCAGGACCTCATCGACGCCTTCATGGAGGAGTACCCGGACATCACCGTGGTGCCCGACTACACCGACTGGGGCGGCTACTGGGACAAGCTCGCCACCCAGACCGCCGGCGGTGACACTCCTGACGTGCTCATGCAGGAGGAGCGCTACCTTCGTGAGTACGCCGACCGCGGCGTCCTGGCCGACCTGAGCGAGTACGACATCGACACCTCCGCGATGGACGAGGCGCTCGTCTCCTCCGGTGAGCTGGACGGTGGCCTGTACGGCCTCGCGACGGGCGTCAACGTCCGGGTGATGATGGCCGACCCGCAGATCTTCGAGGAGGCCGGCGTCGAGATGCCGGACGACACCACGTGGACGTGGGACGACTACCACGAGCTCATGGTGCAGATCGCGGAGAACACCGAGGGCTACGGCGCGCAGGACTACGGCTTCATCGAGCCCGACCTGGCCATCTGGGCCCGCCAGCACGGCCAGGCGCTGTGGGACGAGAACGGCGAGATCGGCGTCGACGCCGAGCTCGTCGCCGAGCTGTGGGAGCGCTCGCTGAAGATCATCGAGGACGGCGGCGCGCCGCCCGCCAGCGAGGCGCTGGAGATCGACGCCGGCGGCCCGGAGCAGTCCCTCATCGCGACGAACCGCGCCGCTGTCGCCCGGTTCTGGACCAACCAGCTCGAGGCCATCTCCTCGGCCTCCGGCCGCGACCTCGAGATGCTGCGATACCCGGGTGAGACCGAGTTCGAGCGCACCGGCCTGTTCCTCAAGCCGGCGATGGCCATCTCGATGTCGGCCGAGTCGGAGTTCCCGGAGGCGTCGGCCACGTTCATCGACTGGATGCTCAACAGCGAGGAGGCCGGCAAGATCCTCCTCTCCGACCGCGGTCTGCCCGCCAACGAGGACGTGCGTGCGGCGATCCTGCCCGAGCTGGGCGAGGCCGAGCAGTACGCGGCCGAGTTCATCGAGGACGTCAGCGCCGACATCGAGGACGCTCCCGCCCCGCCGCCCGTCGGCGCCGGTGAGGTCGCCGCGATCCTGGCCCGCTACAACGAGCAGGTGCTCTTCGGTCAGATGGAGCCCCTCGCCGCCGCCGAGGCCTTCATCGAGGAGGCCACCTCGGTCACCGGCTGA
- a CDS encoding AEC family transporter, producing the protein MAGILTGFAILLVLVTIGYLAARRGTLPPGSQEVLAKVAFTYASPALLFSTLLDAPVETVLSLLLVGVALSSALVALVFVVVATLWRRRAGELVIGALASSYVNGANLGIPIAFYVLGDASYVAPVLLFQLVLAAPVALAVLDIVADRTARADLADRSDRADRSDRAGTDRRAGAAGAHHPDRRARLSRWTRPLRNPLIVASVLGLAANLLDLDLPDWVTEPVSLLAGAAVPLTLLIFGMSLRGMRLGVADFSRDVLLATTLKVAVHPAVAFGVGSLLGLSGRELLALTVIAALPAAQNIYVYAVTYDESRSLARSTVLLTTVLALPAIVVVSVLLG; encoded by the coding sequence GTGGCCGGGATCCTCACGGGCTTCGCGATCCTGCTGGTCCTCGTCACGATCGGGTACCTTGCCGCCCGGCGCGGCACCCTGCCGCCCGGGAGCCAGGAGGTGCTGGCGAAGGTCGCGTTCACGTACGCCTCGCCGGCGCTGCTGTTCAGCACGCTCCTCGACGCGCCCGTCGAGACGGTGCTGTCGCTCCTGCTCGTCGGTGTCGCGCTCTCGAGCGCCCTCGTGGCGCTGGTCTTCGTCGTCGTGGCGACGCTGTGGCGGCGCCGCGCCGGCGAGCTGGTGATCGGTGCGCTGGCGTCGTCCTACGTCAACGGTGCCAACCTCGGCATCCCGATCGCCTTCTACGTCCTCGGCGACGCCTCCTACGTCGCGCCGGTCCTGCTCTTCCAGCTCGTCCTCGCCGCACCCGTCGCCCTGGCCGTGCTCGACATCGTGGCGGACCGGACGGCGCGGGCGGACCTCGCGGACCGTTCGGACCGGGCGGACCGTTCGGACCGGGCCGGCACCGACCGCCGAGCGGGCGCTGCCGGCGCCCACCACCCCGACCGCCGCGCGCGCCTGTCCCGGTGGACCCGGCCGCTGCGCAACCCCCTCATCGTGGCGTCGGTCCTCGGCCTGGCCGCCAACCTGCTGGACCTGGACCTGCCCGACTGGGTGACCGAGCCGGTCTCGCTGCTGGCCGGCGCCGCCGTGCCGCTCACCCTGCTCATCTTCGGGATGTCCCTGCGCGGCATGCGCCTGGGCGTTGCCGACTTCTCCCGCGACGTCCTGCTCGCGACCACGCTCAAGGTCGCCGTGCACCCGGCGGTGGCCTTCGGCGTGGGGAGCCTGCTGGGTCTGTCCGGTCGCGAGCTGCTCGCCCTCACCGTCATCGCGGCGCTGCCCGCCGCCCAGAACATCTACGTCTACGCCGTCACCTACGACGAGTCGCGCAGCCTGGCCCGCAGCACCGTGCTGCTCACGACCGTCCTGGCGCTGCCGGCGATCGTCGTCGTCTCGGTCCTCCTCGGTTGA
- a CDS encoding DUF6807 family protein gives MVDAAVPEPARPLRVAVVGAMGYGVNHLRALRGLAAEGRAVLVAVVDRRPLEGEAAELAGDAAYHQDLADVLAVDPPDVVTIATPIPSHAPLATAAMRAGCHVLLEKPPTASLAAYEELLAVARETRRACQVGFQANGSSAYAVIDEVVADEEIGEVTGIGVVGTWVRPTSYFERAPWAGRRRLDGVDVVDGVVTNPLAHAVAAALRIDGSTRAEDVAVVEAELFRANDIEADDTSSVRIITTGGRKIALGLTVCAAEASEPRVIVHGTDGRVVFRYKTDEVDVDGVSGRRTVACTTTPLLANLVDHLHDADVPLLSSLEDTGAFMRVLEAVRTADEPAPIPAELVEWGEDEVGRHVVVRDVEHWCDRVADELRTFTTLGAPWAPAHGAIARLSVGGTDVATYVDGAGTSALDSPRPHLHPVRTLAGVCVTDVAPSDHTWHAGVGLAVQDVDGNNLWGGRTYLPGRGYTWRPDHGRITHEGWVEEPSGAAPPAGGAADPATGARAVERLAWRAPDGAVLLTETRTLTWAAAPEGWELGLESVLTADGAPVTLGSPGTNGREGGGYGGFFWRLPACRDVDVRTAGDAGEEAVHGTVAPWLGWSATTEAGDVTLVLAGATPETAADPWFVRVSGYPGIGSALAWEEPVVVTPGTPLTRAFRVLVADGRLSREAVASAGARLATGASAPA, from the coding sequence ATGGTTGATGCTGCCGTCCCCGAGCCCGCCCGTCCGCTGCGCGTCGCCGTCGTCGGGGCCATGGGCTACGGCGTCAACCACCTGCGCGCCCTGCGCGGTCTCGCCGCCGAGGGCCGCGCGGTCCTCGTGGCGGTGGTCGACCGTCGTCCGCTCGAGGGCGAGGCCGCCGAGCTCGCCGGCGACGCCGCGTACCACCAGGACCTCGCCGACGTCCTGGCCGTCGACCCGCCCGACGTCGTCACCATCGCCACCCCGATCCCGTCCCACGCCCCGCTCGCCACCGCGGCCATGCGGGCCGGCTGCCACGTGCTGCTGGAGAAGCCCCCGACGGCCTCCCTCGCCGCGTACGAGGAGCTGCTCGCCGTCGCCCGCGAGACCCGCCGCGCCTGCCAGGTCGGTTTCCAGGCCAACGGCTCCAGCGCCTACGCCGTCATCGACGAGGTCGTGGCCGACGAGGAGATCGGCGAGGTCACCGGCATCGGCGTCGTCGGCACGTGGGTGCGGCCCACCTCCTACTTCGAGCGAGCCCCGTGGGCGGGCCGGCGCCGCCTGGACGGGGTCGACGTCGTCGACGGGGTCGTGACGAACCCCCTCGCCCACGCCGTCGCCGCGGCGTTGCGGATCGACGGCTCCACCCGTGCGGAGGACGTCGCCGTCGTCGAGGCCGAGCTCTTCCGCGCCAACGACATCGAGGCCGACGACACCTCCTCCGTGCGCATCATCACCACGGGCGGGCGCAAGATCGCGCTCGGGCTGACCGTGTGCGCGGCCGAGGCGTCCGAGCCGCGCGTCATCGTCCACGGCACGGACGGACGGGTGGTCTTCCGGTACAAGACCGACGAGGTCGACGTCGATGGCGTCTCGGGCCGGCGCACCGTGGCGTGCACGACGACGCCCCTGCTGGCCAACCTCGTCGACCACCTCCACGACGCCGACGTCCCGCTCCTCAGCTCGCTGGAGGACACCGGCGCGTTCATGCGGGTCCTCGAGGCCGTGCGCACCGCCGACGAGCCGGCGCCGATCCCCGCCGAGCTGGTGGAGTGGGGCGAGGATGAGGTGGGCCGTCACGTCGTCGTGCGCGACGTCGAGCACTGGTGCGACCGGGTGGCCGACGAGCTGCGCACCTTCACCACCCTCGGTGCGCCGTGGGCGCCCGCCCACGGAGCGATCGCCCGGTTGAGCGTCGGCGGGACCGACGTCGCGACCTACGTCGACGGCGCCGGAACCTCGGCGCTGGACAGCCCCCGGCCCCACCTGCACCCGGTTCGCACCCTCGCCGGGGTGTGCGTCACCGACGTCGCACCGTCGGACCACACCTGGCACGCCGGGGTCGGGCTGGCGGTGCAGGACGTGGACGGCAACAACCTGTGGGGCGGGCGCACGTACCTGCCCGGACGCGGGTACACCTGGCGGCCCGACCACGGCCGGATCACCCATGAGGGGTGGGTGGAGGAGCCCTCGGGCGCCGCGCCGCCCGCCGGCGGGGCCGCCGACCCGGCCACCGGTGCCCGCGCCGTCGAGCGCCTCGCCTGGCGCGCTCCCGACGGCGCCGTGCTGCTCACCGAGACCCGCACCCTGACGTGGGCCGCGGCGCCGGAGGGCTGGGAGCTCGGCCTGGAGTCGGTGCTCACCGCGGACGGCGCCCCGGTCACCCTCGGCTCACCGGGCACGAACGGTCGCGAGGGCGGCGGCTACGGCGGGTTCTTCTGGCGGCTGCCGGCGTGCAGGGATGTGGACGTGCGGACCGCCGGCGATGCCGGCGAGGAGGCCGTCCACGGCACGGTCGCCCCGTGGCTCGGTTGGTCGGCGACCACCGAGGCCGGCGACGTCACCCTGGTGCTCGCCGGCGCGACGCCGGAGACCGCCGCCGACCCGTGGTTCGTCCGGGTCTCGGGCTACCCCGGGATCGGCTCGGCGCTGGCGTGGGAGGAGCCGGTGGTCGTGACGCCGGGCACGCCGCTCACCCGCGCGTTCCGGGTGCTCGTCGCGGACGGACGGCTGTCCCGCGAGGCGGTGGCGTCCGCCGGTGCGCGCCTGGCGACGGGGGCATCGGCGCCGGCCTGA